The following are encoded in a window of Streptomyces sp. SAT1 genomic DNA:
- a CDS encoding NAD(P)-dependent oxidoreductase produces the protein MRIAVFGAGGPTGRELLTQALAAGHEVTAVTRRPQAVAAREGLTVTAADARDAEAVAEVVAGQDAVLSALGVPPGKGPVTLYSTAARHMTAAMERHGAGRLLVVSSSVLDPGWRPSGAFFFNNVLDPYVNRVIARTAHEDMRRMEEVVRASRTDWTIVRPSGLFDHPGPTPYLLAEDSADGVFTARSDLAASMLAQVSEDRYSRRAMGVATTRVRPNVPRMIWREIRKNAGAGRPEERALESSPR, from the coding sequence ATGCGTATCGCCGTCTTCGGAGCCGGCGGCCCCACCGGCCGCGAACTGCTCACCCAGGCCCTCGCCGCCGGGCACGAGGTCACCGCGGTGACCCGCAGGCCGCAGGCCGTAGCCGCCCGCGAGGGGCTGACCGTGACCGCGGCGGACGCCCGGGACGCGGAGGCGGTCGCCGAGGTGGTCGCCGGTCAGGACGCGGTCCTCTCCGCGCTGGGCGTCCCGCCCGGAAAGGGTCCCGTCACCCTCTACTCGACGGCGGCCCGGCACATGACCGCCGCCATGGAACGGCACGGGGCCGGGCGGCTGCTGGTCGTCAGTTCCAGCGTCCTGGATCCCGGCTGGCGGCCGAGCGGGGCGTTCTTCTTCAACAACGTCCTCGATCCGTACGTCAACCGGGTGATCGCCCGCACCGCGCACGAGGACATGCGGCGGATGGAGGAGGTGGTGCGCGCGAGCCGCACGGACTGGACGATCGTGCGCCCTTCGGGTCTCTTCGACCATCCCGGGCCGACGCCGTACCTGCTCGCCGAGGACAGCGCGGACGGTGTCTTCACGGCCCGCTCCGACCTGGCCGCGAGCATGCTCGCCCAGGTGTCCGAGGACCGGTACTCGCGCCGCGCCATGGGGGTGGCGACCACGCGGGTGCGGCCGAACGTGCCCCGCATGATCTGGCGTGAGATCCGGAAGAACGCCGGTGCCGGCCGGCCGGAGGAGCGGGCCCTGGAAAGTAGCCCCAGGTAA
- a CDS encoding DUF5134 domain-containing protein has product MHAPASPGWLLVALCAATGAYCLLRMRSPDQEQRRSAGGEALMGFGMAAMAVPAAVFTPPAWAWPVYAAVFGVAALRALWAARTGPQHHLHHLVGTSAMVYMSLAMAAAPQGHHHAHGGSGVPLLTGALLLYFAGYVLLSGARLVPAVAGPQGTGIRTGTGHGSGAPGGPGWGDRPELARVCRLSMGMAMVAMLLTM; this is encoded by the coding sequence GTGCACGCACCGGCTTCGCCCGGCTGGCTGCTGGTCGCGCTGTGCGCGGCGACCGGCGCCTACTGTCTGCTGCGCATGCGCAGCCCCGACCAGGAGCAGCGCCGCTCGGCGGGCGGTGAGGCGCTGATGGGCTTCGGCATGGCCGCCATGGCCGTGCCCGCCGCCGTGTTCACCCCGCCCGCCTGGGCCTGGCCGGTCTACGCGGCGGTCTTCGGCGTCGCGGCGCTGCGCGCCCTGTGGGCGGCGCGGACCGGCCCGCAGCACCATCTGCACCACCTGGTGGGGACGTCTGCGATGGTCTACATGTCGCTGGCCATGGCCGCCGCCCCCCAGGGGCACCACCACGCCCACGGCGGCTCCGGCGTCCCCCTCCTCACCGGCGCCCTGCTGCTGTACTTCGCCGGATACGTCCTGCTCAGCGGCGCCCGCCTGGTCCCGGCCGTGGCGGGCCCCCAGGGCACGGGCATACGCACGGGCACCGGCCACGGTTCCGGGGCGCCCGGTGGCCCGGGGTGGGGCGACCGGCCCGAACTGGCGCGCGTCTGCCGCCTGTCGATGGGGATGGCGATGGTGGCGATGCTGCTGACGATGTGA
- a CDS encoding phosphatase PAP2 family protein has product MRPAPVPSPPSPSPRPSRCPPVRRAAAARLAAVLGLCAAVPAVLVALRWRPLTAFDGAVARAAHRRAVAEPGVTRACRVLTDWVWDPLTLRLLCAVVAVWLVRRAAAWRTAAWLVCTCALGALLQQGLKAALGRDRPVWPDPVDSAAYASFPSGHAMTATVVCGLFLRLLHQYGTGRGPWSAALALAVLSVAGVGLTRVWLGVHWPSDVLGGWLLGAAVVAAACAVPTGGPRAEIERRSPS; this is encoded by the coding sequence ATGCGCCCCGCCCCCGTTCCCTCCCCTCCCTCACCGTCCCCGCGCCCGTCGCGCTGTCCCCCGGTCCGGCGGGCGGCAGCCGCGCGCCTCGCGGCCGTGCTGGGCCTGTGCGCCGCGGTGCCCGCGGTGCTGGTCGCCCTGCGGTGGCGGCCCCTGACCGCGTTCGACGGCGCCGTGGCCCGTGCCGCGCACCGCCGGGCGGTCGCCGAGCCGGGGGTCACCCGCGCCTGCCGCGTCCTCACCGACTGGGTGTGGGACCCGCTGACCCTGCGCCTGCTGTGCGCGGTGGTCGCGGTGTGGCTCGTACGGCGGGCCGCCGCCTGGCGGACGGCGGCGTGGCTGGTGTGCACCTGCGCGCTGGGCGCCCTGCTGCAACAGGGCCTCAAGGCGGCCCTGGGCCGGGACCGGCCGGTCTGGCCCGATCCGGTGGACTCCGCAGCGTACGCGTCCTTCCCGTCGGGCCACGCGATGACCGCGACCGTGGTCTGCGGGCTGTTCCTCCGGCTGCTTCACCAGTACGGCACCGGGCGCGGGCCGTGGAGCGCCGCCCTGGCCCTGGCCGTGCTCTCGGTGGCGGGTGTCGGCCTGACGCGCGTCTGGCTGGGCGTCCACTGGCCCTCGGACGTCCTCGGCGGCTGGCTGCTCGGCGCCGCCGTGGTCGCGGCGGCCTGCGCCGTCCCAACGGGTGGCCCGCGCGCGGAAATTGAGCGAAGATCACCCTCATGA
- a CDS encoding ArsR/SmtB family transcription factor, producing MGSPYEVEPHVIAIAPVPAAGSRDLPHPERAEIRLEGVLHALSEPLRLQIVRKLAAEGGELSCSHFDLPVTKSTTTHHFRVLREAGVIRQIYRGTAKMNGLRRDDLDRLFPGLLDTLLDAAARQDARLTSA from the coding sequence ATGGGCAGCCCGTACGAAGTGGAGCCGCACGTGATCGCCATCGCCCCCGTTCCCGCCGCCGGCAGCCGCGACCTTCCGCATCCGGAGCGGGCGGAGATCCGTCTGGAGGGTGTGCTGCACGCGCTGTCCGAGCCCCTGCGGCTGCAGATCGTGCGGAAACTCGCCGCCGAGGGCGGCGAACTGTCCTGTTCGCACTTCGACCTGCCCGTCACCAAGTCGACCACCACACACCACTTCCGGGTGCTGCGCGAGGCGGGCGTGATCCGGCAGATCTACCGCGGCACGGCCAAGATGAACGGCCTGCGCCGCGACGACCTCGACCGCCTGTTCCCCGGTCTGCTCGACACCTTGCTCGACGCCGCCGCCCGCCAGGACGCCCGCCTCACCTCGGCCTGA
- a CDS encoding M56 family metallopeptidase, whose amino-acid sequence MMVPAVLLLIGALFAVAAPRLLARADWPDREPVVALWVWQCVVAAVLLCCALSMTLSAAAAWQEVRGHVFATAPSAVVEAYALGAAGAWAPTTAVALACGGVWSAAMLVREVVRARTRRRHRRAELLVRAPLLPGEQSGTGRLVVLEGERPEAWWLPGASPRLVVTTAALRRLKGRQLDAVLAHEQGHARARHDWLLHCSAALADGFPQVPVFAAFRDEMHRLVELAADDMASRRFGRLTTALALVELNEHRGVFGPCPAPRGQVRQRVHRLLTPPDRLTAAHRLRLTAVAALVPVVPVLVTLVPGLRALG is encoded by the coding sequence ATGATGGTCCCCGCGGTCCTGTTGCTGATCGGCGCGCTGTTCGCCGTCGCCGCGCCCCGGCTCCTCGCCCGAGCCGACTGGCCGGACCGGGAACCGGTGGTCGCGCTGTGGGTCTGGCAGTGCGTGGTGGCCGCCGTCCTGCTGTGCTGCGCGCTGTCGATGACGCTCAGCGCCGCCGCGGCGTGGCAGGAGGTGCGCGGGCACGTCTTCGCCACGGCGCCGAGCGCGGTGGTGGAGGCGTACGCGCTGGGCGCGGCCGGTGCCTGGGCGCCGACGACCGCGGTGGCCCTCGCCTGCGGTGGGGTGTGGAGCGCCGCGATGCTGGTCCGCGAGGTCGTACGGGCCCGGACACGGCGCCGTCACCGGCGGGCCGAACTCCTCGTCCGCGCACCGCTGCTGCCCGGCGAGCAGAGCGGAACGGGCCGGCTGGTCGTCCTGGAGGGTGAGCGGCCGGAGGCCTGGTGGCTGCCCGGCGCGTCACCCCGCCTGGTCGTCACGACCGCCGCGCTGCGCCGTCTGAAAGGGCGACAGCTGGACGCCGTGCTCGCCCATGAGCAGGGCCATGCGCGGGCCCGCCACGACTGGCTGCTGCACTGCTCGGCGGCGCTGGCGGACGGCTTTCCGCAGGTGCCGGTGTTCGCCGCGTTCCGGGACGAGATGCACCGCCTGGTGGAACTCGCCGCCGACGACATGGCCTCGCGCCGCTTCGGCCGGCTGACCACCGCTCTGGCCCTGGTCGAACTCAACGAGCACCGGGGCGTCTTCGGCCCGTGCCCCGCCCCGCGGGGCCAGGTGCGGCAGCGGGTGCACCGGCTGCTCACTCCCCCGGACCGGCTCACCGCCGCCCACCGGCTGCGCCTGACGGCGGTGGCGGCGCTGGTGCCGGTGGTGCCGGTCCTGGTCACCCTGGTACCGGGGCTGCGGGCGCTGGGCTGA
- a CDS encoding TetR/AcrR family transcriptional regulator, producing the protein MSPRSASVNEELRRRSRERLLQAAVELVGERGYDATTLGDIADRAGSARGLVSYYFPGKRQLVQSAVHRLMHRTLEEALEREPRTEDGAERMARAIDAILGLARDRPVLMRHHMAGILQAEGFVQCPEQQRLSHLLRDTVLRHGSANADTDYPMLRALLMGAVYAALVPGAPMPVPLLRAELFERYRLDRDLGLSPDAGATGGPCGTDVSRFFATGRPPAEQPEPSPDRPEPFPDRPE; encoded by the coding sequence ATGTCCCCGCGCAGCGCCTCGGTCAATGAAGAGTTGCGACGGCGTTCCCGGGAACGGCTTCTCCAGGCGGCCGTCGAACTGGTGGGCGAGCGCGGCTACGACGCGACGACGCTCGGGGACATCGCCGACCGCGCCGGCTCCGCACGCGGTCTGGTCTCGTACTACTTCCCCGGCAAGCGGCAGCTGGTCCAGTCCGCGGTGCACCGCCTGATGCACCGCACGCTGGAGGAGGCGCTGGAGCGCGAGCCGCGCACCGAGGACGGCGCGGAGCGGATGGCGCGGGCCATCGACGCGATCCTGGGCCTGGCCCGCGACCGGCCCGTCCTCATGCGCCACCACATGGCGGGGATCCTCCAGGCCGAGGGCTTCGTGCAGTGCCCCGAGCAGCAGCGCCTGTCGCACCTGCTGCGGGACACCGTGCTCCGGCACGGCTCGGCGAACGCCGACACCGACTACCCGATGCTGCGCGCACTGCTGATGGGCGCGGTCTACGCGGCACTGGTGCCCGGCGCCCCCATGCCCGTGCCGCTGCTGCGCGCGGAGCTGTTCGAGCGGTACCGGCTCGACCGGGACCTCGGCCTCTCCCCGGACGCCGGTGCGACCGGCGGACCCTGCGGCACGGACGTCTCCCGCTTCTTCGCCACCGGCCGGCCCCCGGCGGAACAGCCGGAGCCGTCTCCGGACCGGCCGGAGCCCTTCCCGGACCGCCCGGAGTGA
- a CDS encoding NADH:flavin oxidoreductase/NADH oxidase — protein sequence MSALFEPFTLREVTIPNRVWMPPMCQYSAAPEGPATGVPNDWHFAHYAARAAGGTGLIVVEATAVSPEGRISPYDLGIWNDAQVEAFRRITGFLRDQGTVPAIQLAHSGRKASTERPWKGGAPLGPEAHGWQPVAPSPVPFAEGHPVPDELSVEQIREIVGQFAAAARRALTAGFEIAELHGAHGYLIHEFLSPHSNHRTDAYGGSYENRVRFALEVVDAVRAVWPDDKPLFFRVSATDWLEEGGWTADETVRLAAELHAHGIDLLDVSTGGNASAARIPVGPGYQVPFAARVKAETPMPVAAVGLITEVEQAEKIVANGEADAVLLGRELLRSPSWARQAARELAAPVHVPDQYHRSV from the coding sequence GTGAGCGCGCTCTTCGAGCCCTTCACCCTGCGCGAAGTGACGATCCCCAACCGGGTCTGGATGCCTCCGATGTGCCAGTACTCGGCCGCGCCCGAGGGCCCGGCGACCGGCGTGCCGAACGACTGGCACTTCGCCCACTACGCGGCGCGCGCGGCCGGCGGCACGGGTCTGATCGTCGTGGAGGCCACCGCCGTCTCGCCCGAGGGCCGGATCTCCCCCTACGACCTCGGCATCTGGAACGACGCCCAGGTCGAGGCGTTCCGCCGGATCACGGGCTTCCTGCGCGACCAGGGCACCGTACCGGCGATCCAGCTCGCGCACAGCGGGCGCAAGGCGTCGACCGAGCGGCCGTGGAAGGGCGGGGCGCCGCTCGGGCCCGAGGCGCACGGCTGGCAGCCGGTCGCGCCCAGCCCGGTGCCCTTCGCCGAGGGGCATCCCGTCCCGGACGAGCTGAGCGTCGAGCAGATCCGGGAGATCGTCGGCCAGTTCGCCGCGGCCGCGCGCCGGGCCCTGACCGCCGGCTTCGAGATCGCCGAACTGCACGGCGCCCACGGCTATCTGATCCACGAGTTCCTTTCGCCGCACTCCAACCACCGCACCGACGCCTACGGCGGCTCGTACGAGAACCGGGTGCGCTTCGCGCTGGAGGTCGTCGACGCGGTGCGTGCGGTGTGGCCGGACGACAAGCCGCTGTTCTTCCGCGTCTCCGCGACCGACTGGCTGGAGGAGGGCGGCTGGACGGCCGACGAGACGGTCCGCCTCGCCGCCGAGCTGCACGCCCACGGCATCGATCTGCTGGACGTCTCCACCGGCGGCAACGCCTCCGCCGCCCGCATCCCGGTCGGCCCCGGCTACCAGGTGCCGTTCGCGGCCCGGGTGAAGGCCGAGACGCCGATGCCGGTGGCCGCGGTCGGTCTGATCACCGAGGTGGAGCAGGCGGAGAAGATCGTCGCCAACGGCGAGGCGGACGCGGTGCTCCTCGGCCGCGAGCTGCTGCGCAGCCCGTCCTGGGCCCGGCAGGCGGCCCGCGAGCTGGCCGCCCCGGTGCATGTGCCGGACCAGTACCACCGCTCCGTCTGA
- a CDS encoding TetR/AcrR family transcriptional regulator has translation MNKTRGRPRGRPATRTRIAEEARALFLARGYQGTTLRAVAAAADVDVALIGYHFGSKQGLFGEAMNIDCGRSTAVARALEGDPAHLAERLVDAVTALWEEPEEGGAAGFAALEPVAMRDEDVMRVFREFLEREVLGRIAAHLGGRYATERATAAVAVLGGLIFTRYLNPLGPVAALDAAAVRRVLAPPLRAALYGGPAPAAVPERPRPARLPRTA, from the coding sequence ATGAATAAAACCCGCGGCCGCCCACGCGGCCGGCCCGCCACCAGGACCCGGATCGCCGAGGAGGCACGCGCCCTGTTCCTCGCCCGCGGCTACCAGGGCACGACGCTGCGCGCCGTCGCCGCCGCGGCGGACGTCGACGTCGCGCTCATCGGCTACCACTTCGGTTCGAAGCAGGGTCTGTTCGGCGAGGCGATGAATATCGACTGCGGCCGCTCGACCGCCGTCGCCCGCGCCCTGGAGGGCGATCCGGCGCACCTGGCGGAACGGCTCGTCGACGCCGTGACGGCGCTCTGGGAGGAACCGGAGGAGGGCGGCGCCGCCGGATTCGCGGCCCTGGAACCGGTGGCGATGCGCGACGAGGACGTCATGCGGGTGTTCCGGGAGTTCCTGGAGCGCGAGGTGCTCGGCCGGATCGCCGCGCACCTCGGCGGCCGGTACGCCACCGAGCGGGCCACGGCGGCGGTGGCGGTGCTCGGCGGCCTGATCTTCACCCGCTATCTGAACCCGCTGGGCCCCGTCGCCGCCCTGGACGCCGCCGCCGTACGGCGCGTCCTCGCCCCGCCCCTGCGGGCGGCCCTGTACGGCGGCCCGGCCCCGGCCGCCGTCCCCGAGCGCCCGCGGCCCGCACGCCTGCCGCGCACGGCCTGA
- a CDS encoding FUSC family protein — MLRLGRPSDIWFKPALSSVVSVAPPNLTLLALGRLDLAMYTMAGSLCALYAHNRPYAARARVLAWVVLGMVGGLALSLVTASLTRDPVVLVAVGALMAAAQKALCDATRVGPPGNVVLTFISSASLFAPQTLGQVPAHLALALAAAAWAWLVCMAPGLLRPHGPERRATAQALNAAAAYAATRGTGDGHARLRAAAAAAVQAAWQALPVAGARAASRRDLARLVIRAEVALAAPADADPERLRTWARELCGSGPVPRAGETAAATDELLGVHAEAGAPHRPWWSRLGPLAPIAVRTALGCALAGYASLALGIGRPYWALVTAASLYQANVMLTWSRGVQRVVGNLVGVLVFAALVPLAHTGGLALVLVCVALNFGAEALMGRNYWLGSICVTPMALLVTEFAGQHPAGELMTERAVDTVVGALVGFVAAVAVTNRRAGDRVGDALTAVDRARERAARLLAEPRPDRTALESARRSLAAALVELRATADAAAGEWWQRALPQERVVLTEQSAHRTLAATVRRLGLHAPVTSTGRTTEDARP; from the coding sequence GTGCTGCGGCTCGGCCGTCCGTCCGACATCTGGTTCAAGCCCGCACTCAGCTCGGTCGTCTCCGTCGCGCCGCCGAACCTCACGCTGCTCGCCCTCGGCCGGCTCGACCTGGCCATGTACACCATGGCCGGATCGCTGTGCGCCCTGTACGCCCACAACCGCCCCTACGCCGCCCGCGCCCGGGTCCTGGCCTGGGTGGTGCTCGGCATGGTCGGCGGCCTCGCCCTCTCCCTGGTCACCGCCTCGCTCACCCGCGACCCCGTCGTCCTGGTCGCGGTCGGCGCGCTCATGGCCGCCGCGCAGAAGGCCCTGTGCGACGCGACCCGGGTGGGCCCGCCCGGCAACGTGGTCCTGACCTTCATCAGCTCCGCGTCCCTGTTCGCCCCGCAGACGCTCGGCCAGGTCCCCGCCCACCTCGCGCTGGCCCTGGCCGCCGCTGCCTGGGCCTGGCTGGTCTGCATGGCGCCCGGCCTGCTGCGCCCGCACGGCCCGGAGCGCCGGGCCACCGCGCAGGCGCTGAACGCCGCCGCCGCGTACGCCGCCACCCGCGGCACCGGGGACGGCCACGCCCGCCTGCGCGCCGCGGCGGCCGCCGCCGTGCAGGCCGCCTGGCAGGCGCTGCCGGTCGCCGGGGCGCGGGCCGCCTCCCGGCGCGATCTCGCCCGGCTCGTCATCCGGGCCGAGGTCGCCCTCGCCGCGCCCGCCGACGCCGACCCGGAGCGGCTGCGGACCTGGGCGCGCGAGCTGTGCGGCAGCGGTCCGGTTCCGCGGGCCGGTGAGACGGCGGCGGCCACCGACGAACTCCTCGGCGTCCACGCCGAGGCCGGCGCCCCCCACCGCCCCTGGTGGAGCCGGCTCGGCCCGCTGGCACCCATCGCCGTGCGGACCGCGCTCGGCTGCGCGCTCGCCGGATACGCCTCCCTGGCCCTGGGCATCGGCCGCCCCTACTGGGCGCTGGTCACCGCCGCCTCCCTCTACCAGGCCAACGTCATGCTCACCTGGAGCCGCGGTGTGCAGCGGGTCGTCGGCAACCTCGTCGGCGTCCTCGTCTTCGCCGCGCTCGTCCCGCTCGCCCACACGGGCGGCCTGGCCCTCGTCCTGGTCTGCGTGGCCCTCAACTTCGGCGCCGAGGCGCTGATGGGCCGCAACTACTGGCTCGGCAGCATCTGCGTGACCCCCATGGCGCTGCTCGTCACCGAGTTCGCCGGACAGCATCCGGCGGGGGAGCTGATGACCGAGCGGGCCGTGGACACCGTCGTCGGCGCCCTGGTCGGCTTCGTGGCCGCCGTCGCCGTCACCAACCGCCGGGCGGGGGACCGGGTCGGAGACGCGCTGACCGCCGTGGACCGGGCCCGCGAGAGGGCCGCGCGCCTGCTCGCCGAACCGCGGCCCGACCGGACGGCCCTGGAGTCCGCCCGCCGGTCCCTGGCCGCCGCGCTGGTCGAACTGCGCGCCACCGCCGACGCCGCCGCCGGGGAGTGGTGGCAGCGCGCGCTGCCCCAGGAGCGGGTCGTGCTCACCGAGCAGTCCGCACACCGTACGCTCGCCGCGACGGTACGACGCCTGGGGCTGCATGCCCCGGTGACGAGCACGGGCAGGACGACGGAGGACGCACGGCCATGA
- a CDS encoding HAD family hydrolase — MTAVLFDFSGTLFRAESTESWLRAVLAEARQTLGERELAEAARGLEEAGALPGGAPPVRVPAELAGLWGVRDRSADRHRAAYTAMSRLVALPDPALHDALYERHMTPAAWAPYPDAREVLRTLRERGIAVGVVSNIGWDLRPVFRAHGLDAYVGTYVLSYEHGVQKPDPRLFATACAALGARPQDVLMVGDSREADGGAAALGCAVHFVDHLPVAERPDALLPVLGLVPHRAPADPAAPAHDRTG, encoded by the coding sequence ATGACCGCTGTGCTGTTCGACTTCTCCGGGACCCTCTTCCGCGCCGAGTCCACCGAATCCTGGCTGCGCGCGGTGCTGGCGGAGGCCCGTCAGACCCTCGGCGAGCGGGAGTTGGCCGAGGCCGCCCGTGGCCTGGAGGAGGCGGGCGCGCTGCCGGGCGGCGCGCCGCCCGTCCGGGTCCCGGCGGAACTGGCCGGGCTGTGGGGCGTGAGGGACCGCAGCGCCGACCGGCACCGGGCCGCCTACACCGCCATGTCCCGCCTGGTGGCCCTGCCCGACCCCGCGCTGCACGACGCCCTGTACGAGCGGCACATGACACCGGCCGCCTGGGCTCCGTACCCGGACGCGCGCGAGGTGCTGCGCACCCTGCGCGAGCGCGGCATCGCGGTGGGCGTGGTGAGCAACATCGGCTGGGACCTGCGCCCGGTGTTCCGCGCGCACGGCCTGGACGCCTACGTCGGCACGTACGTCCTGTCGTACGAGCACGGCGTCCAGAAGCCGGATCCGCGGCTGTTCGCCACGGCCTGCGCCGCGCTCGGCGCGCGGCCGCAGGACGTGCTGATGGTGGGCGACAGCCGTGAGGCCGACGGCGGCGCCGCGGCGCTGGGCTGCGCGGTGCACTTCGTGGACCACCTGCCCGTCGCGGAGCGCCCGGACGCGCTGCTCCCGGTGCTCGGCCTGGTGCCCCACCGCGCCCCGGCCGACCCGGCCGCTCCGGCGCACGACCGGACGGGCTGA